GCAATATATGAGCTATTACAATAACTATCGATACAAATGGAACTTAAAACAGGAAACCCCTGTTCAATACAGTGATTATTTTCTGATATCAGCCTAGGAATTTTTTAATTGTCAGTTACGAAGGGTACACTTTATAGAGCGCTCTATTTTTTATTTAAGTATAACTAAAATTTATCAAATAAACATTAAAAAATTGAAGGTTTTTCCGTTCTTAACTAGAAAATAAATTCATAGTAAATTTTTTAACTGAGGAGGGGGCAGTTGTTGTATGGTCAACAAGTGCTAGAACCAATATTTATGAATGTTGAAGTAGGATTATTAATAATTGATCGTAATGGCAAAATTAAAATGGCCAATAGAAACGTGTTAGAGTTCTTTGGATGGGAACATGATAATATTGATGGAAAACTATTCAATGAAGTACAAGATATTAACTATGGTTGGGGTAAAAAGTTCTGGGATATCTTTCAATTGCATAAAATTCATCAGAAAAAAACTATTGAAAGCATTTTAATTAAAGTTAAAGGTAATTATAAGTTACTTGAATTAAAGTTAACACCTCCGACAATGCTTAATGACTATACAGAAGCATACGTTATAATGATAGATGAAAAAGAAAATACTACAACAAGTTCTAAAGCCTATCGTAATCGTGTCTATGAATTAAGAAAGTTACGGTCACAAGCAAAAAGAGTATTTGACTATTTGTTTGATGCTATTGTTACTATTGATAGAACAGGGACAATTACCTATCTTAATACAGGGATAGAAAAGATTTTTAATATTCGAAAAGATGACTTTCTAGGAACTAGTTATACGGAACTATTGGAGTTTAGTAATACATATAAAGCAGAATGCTTTTCCCTATTAGAAAAATCACTTTTTGAAGGGGAAAAGTATATTAATTATGAAGTACAAGCTAAGAATAGTGAAGGAGAGATTAAAACTCTTAAAGGGATAACTTTGCCTTTATATGACGATGAAGGTAGTTTTTTAGGTGTTACAGGAATTTATAAAGATATTACGAAAGAAAAAGAGCAAGAAAAAAAGCAGGAGAAGTGGGAAGAAAGGTTCAGAATGACTGAAAAATTAGCC
This portion of the Natranaerobius trueperi genome encodes:
- a CDS encoding IS3 family transposase, whose product is MKHCTTLKELEQKIKQYMSYYNNYRYKWNLKQETPVQYSDYFLISA
- a CDS encoding ATP-binding protein, with product MLYGQQVLEPIFMNVEVGLLIIDRNGKIKMANRNVLEFFGWEHDNIDGKLFNEVQDINYGWGKKFWDIFQLHKIHQKKTIESILIKVKGNYKLLELKLTPPTMLNDYTEAYVIMIDEKENTTTSSKAYRNRVYELRKLRSQAKRVFDYLFDAIVTIDRTGTITYLNTGIEKIFNIRKDDFLGTSYTELLEFSNTYKAECFSLLEKSLFEGEKYINYEVQAKNSEGEIKTLKGITLPLYDDEGSFLGVTGIYKDITKEKEQEKKQEKWEERFRMTEKLAIVGEMAAGTAHEIKNPLSAIKGFLQLLESDKIDENKREQYLKIVREELNRLEDIVKEFLQLSKPSKAIETDEISLCEVFSKTLSFLKPKFETNKTDLYFSCSGFPIIIRGDRNKLQQVFINIIKNALEAIEKNYDDKYISITVQLDDFNETVQIQFIDSGPGIPDGVINKLFSPFATTKKSGTGLGLPVSMQIIRSFGGYLEAKNHEDAGACFKMELPTKSVDYEYGTCYKYQKNKCERVFYHE